TACGAGCGAAACGGTCTGGGCGATTGGGTCAAAATGCTCCTTTAACCTTTCATTTACCTGATCATGCGTCAATTTTTCCAATACGGAAATGGACTCAAAAAAATCGGCTTCCTTGAACTTATATGATGTAAAGTTTCGCGCAATGTATCGGGGAGATTCGATGCCTTCCAAAAACTTGCCAATCATTTTTTTGCGGCTCAATTCAAACGCATCCCTTTTGACTCCCTGTTGGCGGATACGTTCCAATTCGCCGTTAATGATTGACATCACACGATCCGGATCTTTTGTGTTGCCGCCTATAATCGAAAAACCATAAGAAGGAGTCACTTCATACTCCCACGTAAATCCCTTGTCAATCAGGCCTTCGTTAAACAAACGGTTAAACAGGTTTGCACTGCGCGAGAACAGCGTGTCAAATCCAACTGCAGTTGCCAGTTCCCGAACTAACAGCTGCCGTCCCGATACGCCCGGATTCACCTCTTTAAACCCGAACAGACAGCGGGGAATCGATACCGGAAGCCGTGTTTCCACCTTCGCTTGAAATGCTTCCCGCGGTTCATCCGGGAATATCCGGCGAATTTCCCCTTGCGGTTGAAACGTTTTAGCCGCTTGATTCCGCTTGATTAACTCAATCGTTTTTTCCGGGTTATAGGGGCCTACCACAAACAGAAGCATGTTGCTGGGATGGTAAAACGTTTTGTAACAGTCCATCAATGTTTCCTTTGTAATTTTGGAAATGCTTTCGATCGTACCGGCAATATCAATTCGGATCGGATGATTTTTAAAAAGTCCCTGCAGCACACCAAAATAAGACCGCCAATCCGGATTGTCATCATACATTTGAATCTCTTGCCCAATAATTCCTTTTTCCTTTTCCACATTTTCGTCCGTCAGATAAGGCCGCTGCACAAAGTCAAGCAGGATCTCCAAATTCTCATCCAGATGATCGGTCGCCGAAAACAGATAGGTCGTGATGTCAAACGAGGTGAACGCATTAGCAGAGGCACCGAATTTTGCAAAATCGTTGAAAACGTCCCCTTCTTCTTCCTCAAACATTTTATGTTCCAGAAAATGGGCAATTCCATCCGGTACGGTGACCGCTTCGGTTTGGTCGGGAATGATAAATTGACGGTCGATCGACCCGTATTTTGTTGTAAACGTGGCGTACGCCTGATTGTATTCCGGTTTTGGCAAAATGTATACCTGCAACCCGTTATTCAACTGTTCCTGATAAAGGGTTTCCTGTAGTTGTTCGTATCGTATTTCACGCATTTGCTGTCACTCCTTCCCGGTCGCGCAAGAAGTAGATCGTATCCATACGAACCTGCTGCGCTACGTTTACGATATCGTCTTTTCCGGTCTGGCGGATCTGTTCGATCAATTCTTCAATCGTCCGCTGCCGCCCCGAGACAACGCCGCCCGTATGCATATCGATCAAGCCATCTGCCGAATCCTGCAAAGTTTGCAAGGCATTAACCAAACCGTTGCGCGTGAATTCTATTTCAATGTCCGTGATGTTCCCATCCTGCATATCTTGAATCTGTTTCTTGATGATATCGAGCGTTTTCTGATATTGAGGAATCTGAATGCCCGATTGAATGTACAAAAGTCCTTTGTAGGATTCCAACCGGCTCGACGCATAATAAGCGAGAGACGCCTTTTCCCGTACATTGACAAACAGCTTGGAATGAGGAAATCCGCCGAGAATCCCGTTATACATCATCAAAGCCGGATATAAATCATTCGATTGAGTTATGCTGGTACGCATTCCGATGTTCAGTTTGCCCTGCGTAACATTTAGCCGATCGATCACCTCTTTGACTTGCTGGGGCATTACATTCGTTTTGGTCGGTTGTAAAGCGCTGTTCGGCTGTCGTTCCACGGCCAAATATTTTTGCAAAAGCGGCTTGACCGCATCCATTTCCAAATTTCCTACCACATACACATGCGCAGGAGCCGTCCTGATTAATTCCCGGTAGGCGCTATACAGGTTCGCTGCATCAATTCGATCCAAATCTGATTTTCTGCCCAATTTCGGGATCGAAAACCGTTCTCCGTCTGTCATTTCTTCCAGGCATCGTTCATTTGCGTAAACGATTTTATCATCGAACAGCGAATCGATGCGCTTCACATGCTGTTCCTTTTCTTTTTCTACAAACTCCTGTTTAAATTTGCCTCCTTCCAGCGCCGGACGAAATAACATTTCCGCCAACAGACCAAGCCCTTTTTCAAAAAGCGGTTCCCCGCTCGTCAAATATTTTTCATTCACCACCCGCAGTAAAAATTCGACGATCTGGCGCTCTCCTCTTTTGGATACGCCGCCGGTCAACGTGGCTCCATATAGTTCCGACAGGCTCAATTGAATCGATTCGGCTGTCGGGTGTTGTTCACTTCCCCGCATCAGAACATGAGGAATAAGTGCCTGTTGCGTTGCCTTAAATTCTTCCAAATCGGTATGAAAAGCAACCACTATCGTGTTCAACTTATATTTGGAAGTGGAAAGCAAATGGATATGGAAACCGCCAATTGTATCAGACACAAATCGCTGCAAAAAATCCGCCCCCCCTGTGTTTCTATACTTATAGTATGGTCATATGTATGCAGGAAAATAAAGTCATGACTAGAAAAAAATAAAAACCTTGCCATCGTCAGAAACAGATTGTACGTTTCTGACACAATGACAAGGTGCTTTCATTTTTCTTATCCGCGCCGCAGTTGGCTTCTGGCAGCCGCTTGCGCAATATCAAAGTCGACTCGGGTAATAATTGTCGATTCTCGAATCCAGTTTTGCACTTCACGACTCATCGTAGGCGAGACATATTTGGGAGCTCCATACTTCTCAATCAGATCCTTTTTAGAAATGGCATGTTTGTTTTGACAATGATTATTCGTAAGGATCTCCATCAACTCTCCACAAATGGGGCACTGAAACATGAACATTCCTCCTAACGGCCGCTCAAGCAGCGGACTGATCCAAGGTTGACTTTCGGTTCTTGCCTACTGTGGTGCTCTTCCGATGAGACATAACAATATTTAATTGTTCATACAAAGTGTACTTGAGACAATCCATGGCAACAAGGGACTCAAGGCCGAATTTTCAGACTCCTCATTCGTCACCCCGTTTGAATTTAGGCCTTTGGACACGCGTCCCAAGTCCCTACCTTGTGTTAGTAACGGTATGTAACTGGCTCTTGTCTCATTCCTGTTCTCTTCCAAGTAATGCTTTCGATCGTGCAAAAAAAAATAAAGATGAATCCGGCAGCATAAGAAATTATTGTTGAGGAAAATTCTGTTTGTGTTGGATTCGTTTTCAGTGTGCCGATCTTGTCTTTTTTTCATCCTCGGAAGCAGGTAAAATAAAAATAACAACCATCGGATTGAGGTGTTCCCTTGCAGTTTCCTCTTCTGGTATTTGTCACCGTGGTCGAGAAAAAAAACTTTTCGCGGGCGGCCGAATCACTCAATATGACACAACCGGCCGTTTCGCAGCAAATTCATTCGTTGGAAGATTATTACGGAGTCAAGCTGTTTGAACGAAACAGCAAACGGGTGGAAACAACCCGGGCGGGAGAAGTGCTCTATCGGTACGCCGTACAGATCGTAAATCTACAACGGGAAGCACAGCAGGCAGTCAACGATTTAATGGGCCTCGTAACAGGAAAACTGATGATTGGGGCATCTCTGACAATTGGGGAATATGTATTGCCCCGCCTGCTCTCCGTATATGCGCGGCATTACCCGGACGT
The sequence above is a segment of the Effusibacillus dendaii genome. Coding sequences within it:
- the yfmH gene encoding EF-P 5-aminopentanol modification-associated protein YfmH; amino-acid sequence: MREIRYEQLQETLYQEQLNNGLQVYILPKPEYNQAYATFTTKYGSIDRQFIIPDQTEAVTVPDGIAHFLEHKMFEEEEGDVFNDFAKFGASANAFTSFDITTYLFSATDHLDENLEILLDFVQRPYLTDENVEKEKGIIGQEIQMYDDNPDWRSYFGVLQGLFKNHPIRIDIAGTIESISKITKETLMDCYKTFYHPSNMLLFVVGPYNPEKTIELIKRNQAAKTFQPQGEIRRIFPDEPREAFQAKVETRLPVSIPRCLFGFKEVNPGVSGRQLLVRELATAVGFDTLFSRSANLFNRLFNEGLIDKGFTWEYEVTPSYGFSIIGGNTKDPDRVMSIINGELERIRQQGVKRDAFELSRKKMIGKFLEGIESPRYIARNFTSYKFKEADFFESISVLEKLTHDQVNERLKEHFDPIAQTVSLVLPNAQEH
- the yfmF gene encoding EF-P 5-aminopentanol modification-associated protein YfmF, with the translated sequence MQRFVSDTIGGFHIHLLSTSKYKLNTIVVAFHTDLEEFKATQQALIPHVLMRGSEQHPTAESIQLSLSELYGATLTGGVSKRGERQIVEFLLRVVNEKYLTSGEPLFEKGLGLLAEMLFRPALEGGKFKQEFVEKEKEQHVKRIDSLFDDKIVYANERCLEEMTDGERFSIPKLGRKSDLDRIDAANLYSAYRELIRTAPAHVYVVGNLEMDAVKPLLQKYLAVERQPNSALQPTKTNVMPQQVKEVIDRLNVTQGKLNIGMRTSITQSNDLYPALMMYNGILGGFPHSKLFVNVREKASLAYYASSRLESYKGLLYIQSGIQIPQYQKTLDIIKKQIQDMQDGNITDIEIEFTRNGLVNALQTLQDSADGLIDMHTGGVVSGRQRTIEELIEQIRQTGKDDIVNVAQQVRMDTIYFLRDREGVTANA